The Staphylococcus carnosus genome has a segment encoding these proteins:
- the dltC gene encoding D-alanine--poly(phosphoribitol) ligase subunit 2: MEFREQVLDLLAEVAENDVVKENPDVEIFEEGIIDSFQTVGLLLEIQNKLGIEVSIMDFDRDEWATPNKIVEALEELK; encoded by the coding sequence ATGGAATTTAGAGAACAAGTTTTAGATTTATTAGCAGAGGTTGCAGAAAACGATGTAGTGAAAGAAAATCCTGATGTTGAAATTTTTGAAGAAGGGATTATCGATTCTTTCCAAACTGTAGGCTTATTATTAGAAATTCAAAATAAATTAGGAATTGAAGTATCTATTATGGACTTTGATCGTGATGAGTGGGCGACTCCTAATAAAATTGTTGAAGCTTTAGAAGAACTTAAATGA
- the dltB gene encoding D-alanyl-lipoteichoic acid biosynthesis protein DltB, producing the protein MTPYGTFTFFLIAFILLIPVIILGFLGKRSYIYNGISTAIMIVIIFASDKLNFFGIKYLSVQLVSFIIYMLWQAALIMWYYHSRPKNNTFAKFFIVMTLSILPLALVKIFSSSWLGGQQIQFHEHKLIEFIGFLGISYVTFKSVQLIMEIRAGSIKEIKLGKLFQFISFFPTISSGPIDRYKRFVKDDKKVPTGDEYRGLVLKAIHMIMLGFLYKYIIAYFVNQYGVMPLQMHLHGFVRYWLYMYAYSMYLFFDFAGYSLFAIAVSFLYGIKTPPNFNQPFKSRNIKDFWNRWHMTLSFWFRDCIYMRSLFFMSKKKLMKSQFAMSNVAFFLNFFIMGVWHGLEVYYIGYGLYHAALFIGYGYYERWRKKHPPRWDNRFTTALSIIITFHFVTFGFLIFSGKLI; encoded by the coding sequence ATGACACCTTATGGTACGTTTACGTTCTTCTTAATTGCTTTTATATTGCTTATACCAGTTATAATATTAGGATTTTTAGGTAAGCGAAGCTATATTTATAATGGTATTAGTACAGCAATTATGATTGTAATTATATTTGCTTCCGATAAATTAAACTTTTTCGGTATAAAATACTTGAGTGTTCAACTCGTCAGCTTTATTATTTATATGCTTTGGCAAGCAGCCTTGATTATGTGGTATTACCATTCACGACCAAAAAATAATACATTTGCTAAGTTTTTTATCGTGATGACATTATCAATTTTGCCACTGGCATTAGTGAAAATATTTTCAAGTTCATGGCTTGGAGGACAACAAATCCAATTCCATGAGCACAAGTTGATTGAATTTATTGGTTTCTTGGGTATATCATATGTAACCTTTAAAAGTGTCCAACTGATTATGGAGATTAGAGCTGGCTCGATTAAAGAAATTAAATTAGGAAAGCTTTTCCAATTTATTTCATTCTTTCCAACTATTTCTTCTGGACCAATTGACCGTTATAAACGATTCGTAAAAGATGATAAAAAAGTTCCGACGGGTGATGAATACCGAGGACTTGTTTTGAAAGCAATTCATATGATAATGCTCGGTTTCTTATATAAATATATTATTGCGTATTTTGTGAACCAATACGGCGTAATGCCATTGCAAATGCATTTGCATGGTTTTGTAAGATACTGGTTATATATGTATGCCTATAGTATGTATCTATTCTTTGATTTCGCTGGTTATAGTTTGTTTGCGATAGCAGTCAGCTTTCTATATGGTATTAAGACACCACCGAACTTTAATCAGCCGTTCAAATCTAGAAATATTAAGGATTTCTGGAACAGATGGCATATGACATTATCATTTTGGTTCCGTGACTGTATTTATATGAGATCGCTATTCTTTATGTCTAAAAAGAAATTGATGAAAAGTCAATTTGCAATGTCTAATGTAGCTTTCTTCTTAAACTTCTTTATCATGGGAGTTTGGCACGGATTAGAAGTATATTATATTGGCTATGGACTTTATCATGCTGCCTTATTTATAGGCTATGGTTATTACGAACGTTGGCGCAAGAAACATCCGCCGCGTTGGGATAATCGTTTTACAACAGCACTAAGTATTATTATTACATTCCACTTTGTCACATTCGGATTCTTAATTTTTTCAGGGAAGCTGATTTAA
- the dltA gene encoding D-alanine--poly(phosphoribitol) ligase subunit DltA, which translates to MKDIINVLNSIVKDSPDSIAVRHIDDTLSYKELDELSDQLASLIQDSKKPVILYGHMSPFMVVGMIAGIKAGCGYVPIDTSVPNERTAMIIDKTEPEFIFDTSDETFEFKQGKVLTIEGVQNTSTPEVFESHMKPEDVVYTIFTSGSTGEPKGVQIQYTSLIEFAEWMKDLNQLGKGQEWLNQAPFSFDLSVMAIYPCLFTGGTLNLVDKDMIKKPKLLNDMLQKTPINVWVSTPSFIEMCLLLPTLDEKQYPSLKEFFFCGEILPHRTAKALVERFPSATIYNTYGPTEATVAVTSIQITPEILEKYSTLPVGQARPGTTLSTTDEGELIITGNSVSVGYLKNKEKTQEVFSTSEDTRSYRSGDRAKFEDDQWFIQGRIDFQIKMNGYRMELEEIETILRQSSWVREAVVVPIYKNGRVTQLIGAVVPTENVEDSAKLSHEIKSDLKSSLPEYMIPRKFVWMDQLPLTSNGKIDRKKIAEELN; encoded by the coding sequence ATGAAAGATATAATTAATGTATTAAACAGTATCGTCAAAGATAGTCCTGACAGCATAGCAGTAAGACACATTGATGACACACTGTCTTATAAAGAATTAGATGAATTATCTGACCAATTAGCATCTTTGATTCAAGATAGCAAAAAACCGGTAATTTTATATGGTCATATGTCACCTTTCATGGTAGTCGGTATGATAGCAGGTATAAAAGCGGGGTGCGGTTACGTACCTATTGATACGTCTGTGCCTAATGAGCGTACAGCTATGATTATTGATAAAACAGAACCTGAATTTATTTTTGATACAAGTGATGAAACATTTGAATTTAAACAAGGTAAAGTTTTAACAATTGAAGGTGTTCAAAATACATCAACACCTGAAGTATTTGAATCACATATGAAGCCTGAGGATGTGGTCTATACTATTTTTACATCTGGTTCAACTGGTGAGCCAAAAGGTGTTCAAATTCAATATACAAGTTTAATTGAATTTGCAGAATGGATGAAGGATTTAAATCAATTAGGAAAAGGCCAAGAATGGTTGAATCAAGCACCATTTTCATTTGACTTGTCAGTGATGGCAATCTATCCTTGCTTGTTTACAGGAGGCACTTTAAATCTAGTAGATAAAGATATGATTAAAAAGCCAAAGCTTTTAAATGATATGTTGCAAAAAACTCCTATCAATGTATGGGTTTCTACGCCATCATTTATTGAAATGTGCTTATTATTACCGACTTTAGATGAAAAACAATATCCTAGTCTGAAAGAATTTTTCTTCTGCGGAGAAATTTTACCGCATAGAACAGCAAAGGCTTTGGTAGAACGTTTCCCATCGGCAACAATTTATAATACTTACGGACCTACTGAAGCTACAGTGGCTGTGACAAGCATTCAAATTACACCTGAGATATTAGAAAAGTATAGTACATTGCCAGTTGGTCAAGCGCGACCTGGTACAACTTTATCTACAACTGATGAAGGGGAACTTATTATCACAGGAAACAGTGTTAGTGTCGGTTATTTGAAAAATAAAGAAAAGACACAAGAAGTATTTAGCACAAGTGAAGATACACGTTCTTATCGTTCTGGTGATAGAGCAAAATTTGAAGATGATCAATGGTTCATTCAAGGACGTATTGATTTTCAAATTAAAATGAACGGCTATCGTATGGAACTTGAGGAAATTGAAACCATCCTACGTCAGTCAAGTTGGGTAAGAGAAGCCGTAGTCGTACCGATATATAAAAACGGTAGAGTAACACAACTCATTGGTGCAGTTGTACCAACAGAAAATGTTGAAGATAGTGCAAAACTTTCCCATGAAATAAAATCTGATTTAAAATCCAGCTTACCTGAATACATGATACCTAGAAAGTTTGTGTGGATGGATCAGTTGCCATTAACTTCAAATGGTAAAATAGACCGTAAAAAAATCGCAGAGGAATTAAATTAA
- a CDS encoding teichoic acid D-Ala incorporation-associated protein DltX, producing MQKLKPYLLTALYLAIFITLYLIYGSGDTHNNFIYNEF from the coding sequence ATGCAAAAATTGAAGCCATATTTATTAACTGCTCTTTATTTAGCAATATTCATTACTTTGTACCTAATATATGGATCGGGAGATACCCATAATAACTTTATTTACAATGAATTCTAA
- a CDS encoding 2-hydroxyacid dehydrogenase: MTKVLVTRKIPERFVDQLKAFAEVEMWDEEYVPMPREKFLEELKDADACFITLSEKVNEETLDAAPKLKIIANLAVGYDNIDIPLAEERGVTVTNTPEVLTETTAELGFALMLATARRIVEAEQYIRDGKWKSWGPYLLAGKDVHGSKVGIFGMGDIGKAFARRLKGFEANVMYHNRSRHRIAEKELGVLYVSFDELLENSDFVICTAPLTPETKDKFNRAAFKKMRNDAIFINIGRGATVVEEDLIQALKDGEIAGAGLDVFREEPISTDHPLLKLSNAVVLPHIGSASVVTRDRMIQLSISNVKAVLEGHPPITPVTDNKK, from the coding sequence ATGACTAAAGTGTTAGTGACACGGAAAATTCCAGAACGATTTGTTGATCAATTAAAAGCATTTGCAGAAGTTGAAATGTGGGATGAAGAATATGTCCCAATGCCCCGTGAAAAATTTTTAGAAGAATTAAAAGATGCAGATGCATGCTTTATTACATTGAGTGAAAAAGTAAATGAAGAAACATTAGATGCTGCACCTAAATTAAAAATCATTGCGAATTTAGCAGTAGGATATGACAATATTGATATTCCATTGGCTGAAGAACGCGGTGTAACTGTGACGAATACACCTGAAGTGTTAACAGAAACAACAGCGGAGTTAGGTTTTGCGTTAATGTTAGCAACTGCACGGAGAATTGTTGAAGCGGAACAATATATCCGTGATGGCAAATGGAAAAGCTGGGGACCTTATCTTTTAGCAGGTAAAGATGTACATGGCTCAAAAGTAGGTATCTTTGGTATGGGAGATATTGGTAAAGCATTTGCCCGTCGCTTAAAAGGCTTTGAAGCAAATGTAATGTATCATAATAGAAGTCGTCATCGTATTGCTGAAAAAGAATTAGGTGTTCTATATGTCAGTTTCGATGAGTTATTAGAAAATAGTGACTTTGTTATATGTACTGCGCCGTTAACACCAGAAACGAAAGATAAATTTAATCGTGCTGCATTTAAAAAAATGCGCAACGACGCAATTTTTATCAATATCGGACGGGGTGCAACAGTAGTAGAGGAAGATTTAATACAAGCGTTAAAAGATGGTGAGATTGCAGGTGCAGGGTTAGATGTATTTAGAGAAGAACCAATTTCTACTGACCATCCATTATTAAAATTATCCAATGCAGTCGTATTGCCACATATCGGAAGTGCCTCAGTTGTAACAAGAGATAGAATGATTCAACTTTCTATTAGCAATGTAAAAGCAGTATTAGAAGGACATCCTCCGATTACTCCGGTTACAGATAATAAAAAATAA
- a CDS encoding TIGR01457 family HAD-type hydrolase: MKHYKGYLIDLDGTMYKGSDEIDGAKQFIDYLNEKDIPHLFVTNNSTKVPSDVVKKLAGFGIEAKPEEVITSALATAGYIKKENPNASIYVIGEGGIRTALLDAGLTLIDDTHVDYVVVGLDTNVNYEKFAQATLGVRNGAKFISTNQDISIPNERGFLPGNGAITSVITVSTQVQPTFIGKPQPIIMDMAMDILKLPKDEVAMVGDLYETDIMSGINAGIDTIHVQTGVTSKEELAQKETQPTYTFKDLNEVLNELEG; this comes from the coding sequence ATGAAACACTATAAAGGTTATTTGATTGATTTAGATGGAACTATGTATAAAGGTTCTGATGAAATTGATGGTGCTAAGCAATTTATTGATTATTTAAATGAAAAAGATATTCCTCATCTTTTTGTAACAAATAATTCAACAAAAGTACCAAGTGATGTAGTGAAGAAATTAGCTGGTTTTGGTATTGAGGCGAAACCTGAAGAAGTAATCACTTCAGCATTAGCAACTGCAGGATATATCAAAAAAGAAAATCCTAATGCTTCGATTTATGTTATCGGAGAGGGCGGTATCCGTACTGCTTTATTAGATGCAGGTCTCACTTTAATCGACGATACACATGTAGATTATGTGGTAGTTGGATTAGACACTAATGTAAATTATGAAAAATTTGCACAAGCTACTTTAGGTGTACGCAATGGTGCCAAATTTATTTCTACAAACCAAGATATTTCAATACCTAATGAACGCGGATTTTTACCTGGTAATGGTGCTATTACAAGTGTCATTACTGTATCTACTCAAGTTCAACCGACATTTATCGGTAAACCGCAACCTATCATTATGGATATGGCGATGGATATATTGAAATTGCCTAAAGATGAAGTTGCAATGGTAGGCGACCTTTATGAAACAGATATTATGTCAGGAATTAACGCTGGTATTGATACAATTCATGTACAAACAGGTGTAACAAGCAAAGAAGAACTTGCACAAAAAGAAACACAACCAACATACACATTCAAAGATTTAAATGAGGTTTTAAATGAATTAGAAGGGTAG
- a CDS encoding DUF86 domain-containing protein has translation MYFVDKEKLELKLNYLKQLTEDYPEQKGNHYAFERIAQMLIESSVDIGNMIIDGFVLRDPGNYKDVIDILELEKVISPKTKEGINKTVDVRKRFVHEYDQLDTEDLIPLFDSSLEDYRNFIDEVIHFLNNENVPVTAFGKGEH, from the coding sequence ATGTATTTTGTGGATAAAGAGAAATTAGAACTTAAATTGAATTATTTAAAACAATTAACAGAAGATTACCCAGAACAAAAAGGGAATCATTACGCATTTGAAAGAATTGCGCAAATGCTGATCGAATCTTCTGTGGATATTGGAAATATGATTATTGATGGTTTTGTTTTAAGAGATCCAGGCAATTATAAGGATGTTATTGATATTCTTGAATTGGAAAAAGTGATTTCCCCAAAAACAAAAGAGGGAATTAACAAAACAGTGGATGTACGTAAACGTTTTGTTCATGAATATGATCAATTAGATACAGAAGATCTGATTCCTTTGTTTGATTCATCACTTGAAGATTATCGTAATTTTATTGATGAAGTAATTCATTTTTTAAATAACGAAAATGTGCCTGTGACCGCATTTGGAAAAGGAGAGCATTAA
- a CDS encoding DUF3055 domain-containing protein: protein MIDMFLYDDNEEADVQYVGMVGEESRYDLMMFQTNRHYGKVLVLNMQTNKFGILGPDDLAEDGYVAYVLGVSDAEGEELTEYLKDVIPSGTFDSGEY from the coding sequence ATGATAGATATGTTTTTATATGATGATAATGAAGAAGCTGATGTTCAATACGTAGGAATGGTTGGAGAGGAAAGTCGTTATGATTTAATGATGTTTCAGACCAACCGTCATTATGGGAAAGTTTTAGTATTGAATATGCAGACTAATAAATTCGGTATCCTCGGACCGGATGATTTAGCCGAAGATGGATATGTCGCATATGTATTAGGAGTCAGTGATGCTGAAGGTGAAGAACTCACTGAATACTTAAAGGATGTTATACCTAGCGGGACTTTTGATAGCGGGGAATACTAA
- a CDS encoding YutD family protein, with the protein MIKAGDKYFELIEEYRDCFDEEQFVNRYSEILDKYDYVVGDFGYEQLRLKGFYKDSNKKAEISKRFSTIQDYLLEYCNFGCAYFVLRRIPERELKNIRESEDSELIDNPSDKLHDVKIEPSIPKEQEPEQ; encoded by the coding sequence ATGATTAAAGCAGGAGATAAATACTTTGAATTAATAGAAGAATATCGTGATTGCTTTGATGAAGAGCAATTCGTAAACCGTTATTCTGAAATACTAGATAAATATGATTATGTAGTCGGTGATTTCGGTTATGAACAATTGCGTTTAAAAGGTTTTTATAAAGACTCAAATAAAAAAGCTGAAATCAGTAAACGATTTTCAACGATTCAAGATTATTTATTAGAGTACTGTAATTTCGGTTGTGCGTATTTTGTACTTAGACGCATACCTGAAAGAGAGTTAAAAAATATACGTGAATCAGAAGATAGTGAGCTTATTGATAATCCTTCAGATAAATTGCATGATGTAAAAATTGAACCCAGTATTCCGAAAGAACAAGAGCCAGAACAATAA
- the lipA gene encoding lipoyl synthase has protein sequence MATKNEEILRKPDWLKIKLNTNENYTGLKKMMREKNLHTVCEEAKCPNIHECWGERRTATFMILGAVCTRACRFCAVKTGLPNELDLGEPERVAESVELMNLKHVVITAVARDDLRDAGSNVYAETVRKVRERNPYTTIEILPSDMGGDYDALETLMASKPDILNHNIETVRRLTPRVRARATYDRTLEFLRRSKELQPDIPTKSSIMVGLGETIEELHETMDDLRAADVDILTIGQYLQPSRKHLKVQKYYSPLEFGKLRKVAMEKGFKHCQAGPLVRSSYHADEQVNEAAKERQRIGDEKLEAAKNEA, from the coding sequence ATGGCTACAAAAAATGAAGAGATTTTACGTAAACCAGATTGGTTGAAGATTAAGCTGAACACGAACGAAAACTATACTGGTCTGAAAAAGATGATGCGTGAGAAGAATTTACACACTGTTTGCGAAGAAGCAAAGTGTCCGAATATACATGAATGCTGGGGTGAACGCCGTACAGCTACGTTTATGATTTTAGGAGCGGTATGTACGCGTGCTTGCCGTTTCTGTGCAGTTAAGACAGGCTTGCCGAATGAATTAGACTTGGGCGAACCAGAACGTGTTGCTGAATCAGTTGAGTTGATGAATTTGAAACACGTTGTAATCACGGCAGTAGCGCGTGATGATTTAAGAGATGCAGGTTCAAATGTTTATGCTGAAACTGTCAGAAAAGTAAGAGAGCGCAATCCTTATACAACGATTGAAATCTTACCTTCTGATATGGGTGGAGATTATGATGCGCTTGAAACATTAATGGCTTCAAAACCAGACATTTTGAACCACAACATTGAAACAGTACGTCGCTTGACTCCAAGAGTTCGTGCACGTGCAACTTATGATCGTACTTTAGAATTCTTAAGACGTTCTAAAGAATTGCAACCGGATATTCCTACAAAATCAAGTATCATGGTAGGTTTAGGTGAAACTATTGAAGAACTTCATGAAACTATGGATGATTTGCGTGCAGCAGATGTTGATATTTTGACTATTGGTCAATATTTACAACCATCTCGTAAGCACTTGAAAGTTCAAAAATATTATTCTCCATTAGAATTCGGTAAATTAAGAAAAGTAGCAATGGAAAAAGGATTCAAACATTGCCAAGCTGGACCATTAGTACGTAGTTCTTATCATGCAGATGAGCAAGTTAATGAAGCGGCTAAAGAAAGACAACGTATTGGTGATGAAAAATTAGAAGCGGCTAAAAACGAAGCATAA
- a CDS encoding bifunctional metallophosphatase/5'-nucleotidase produces MELTIYHTNDIHSHLHDYERIAAYMAQHRPELNHPSLYIDIGDHVDLSAPVTEATHGQKNVQLLNAAHCDIATIGNNEGMTISHDDLNALYEDADFTVTCSNVFDEEGNLPHHMTSSFIETIEDTHILFVAATAPFTPFYRALDWVVTDPMAAIKDEIEKQKGQYDVLIVMSHCGIFFDRKLCEELPEIDVIFGSHTHHYFEHGEVKNGVLMAAAGKYGHYLGEVDLKIENKKVVHKEAKLLPVDTLPEVDTHFAEEGKCLMSDPIIDHPVDLPRRTDVITKTSYLLAQSVYEFTHADCTIINAGLIVKGINGPKVTEFDVHQMLPHPINAVRIKISGKDLKSVILTAEEQNYMHEHAQGLGFRGDIFGGYILYKMGYIESEARFFVQGKEIEDDHIYTLGTIDMYTFGRYFPIFKDLPTEYLMPEFLRDIFKKKLLEL; encoded by the coding sequence ATGGAATTAACGATTTACCATACTAATGATATTCATAGCCACTTGCATGACTATGAAAGAATTGCAGCGTATATGGCTCAACATAGACCTGAATTAAACCATCCGTCTCTCTACATCGATATTGGCGACCACGTGGATTTGTCTGCACCTGTTACTGAAGCGACCCATGGCCAAAAAAACGTTCAACTATTGAATGCTGCTCATTGTGATATTGCGACAATAGGAAACAATGAAGGTATGACTATTTCGCATGATGATTTAAATGCACTGTATGAAGATGCAGACTTTACAGTGACTTGCAGCAATGTATTTGATGAAGAAGGCAATCTTCCGCATCATATGACTTCAAGTTTTATAGAAACCATTGAAGATACGCATATTTTATTTGTCGCAGCAACCGCACCATTCACTCCTTTTTATCGTGCATTGGATTGGGTAGTAACAGACCCGATGGCAGCTATCAAAGATGAAATTGAAAAACAAAAGGGACAATATGATGTACTCATTGTGATGAGCCATTGTGGTATTTTCTTTGATCGTAAATTGTGCGAAGAACTGCCTGAAATTGATGTGATTTTCGGAAGTCATACACATCATTATTTTGAGCACGGTGAAGTGAAGAATGGTGTTTTGATGGCAGCCGCTGGTAAATATGGACATTATCTTGGTGAAGTTGATTTAAAAATTGAAAATAAAAAAGTTGTACATAAAGAAGCAAAGTTATTGCCAGTAGATACTTTGCCTGAAGTCGACACGCATTTTGCTGAAGAAGGAAAATGTTTGATGAGTGATCCGATTATAGATCATCCAGTTGATTTGCCGCGACGTACGGATGTCATCACTAAAACGTCATATCTGCTTGCACAAAGTGTATATGAATTTACACATGCAGATTGTACAATTATAAATGCAGGTCTGATAGTTAAAGGTATTAATGGACCAAAAGTGACAGAATTTGATGTGCATCAAATGTTGCCGCATCCAATTAATGCTGTCAGAATAAAAATTTCAGGAAAAGATTTGAAATCGGTAATTCTAACTGCTGAAGAACAAAATTATATGCATGAGCATGCGCAAGGGTTAGGATTCCGAGGAGATATTTTTGGTGGCTATATTTTATATAAGATGGGTTATATTGAATCTGAAGCCCGTTTCTTTGTTCAAGGTAAAGAAATAGAAGATGATCACATCTATACTTTAGGAACAATTGATATGTATACCTTTGGACGTTATTTCCCTATCTTTAAAGATTTGCCGACAGAGTATCTAATGCCTGAGTTTTTACGGGATATTTTCAAAAAGAAATTATTAGAACTGTGA
- a CDS encoding sulfite exporter TauE/SafE family protein, with the protein MLSILLLILIGALSAILGSIVGIGGGIIIVPTMVYFGVEHHLLTGITPQIAIGTSSIILIVTGLTSTLGYMKSKQVDIKNGYIFLIGLLPGSLVGSLLSRYLTLDSFNLYFGIFLIFVSIILMVRYYIKPISLFEKKKYERTYIANDGTTYHYHVPPVFAFFATFGIGILTGLFGIGGGALMTPLMLIVFRFPPHVAVGTSMMMIFFSSVMSSIGHIFQGHVAWHYAIVLVISSYFGAKLGVKINQSIQSNTVVVLLRTVMLLMGIYLIIKSIL; encoded by the coding sequence ATGCTGAGTATTTTATTACTCATTCTGATTGGTGCATTGTCTGCCATACTCGGTTCTATTGTAGGTATTGGCGGAGGCATTATTATTGTACCGACTATGGTATATTTTGGTGTAGAACATCATTTACTTACTGGAATTACCCCGCAAATTGCAATAGGTACATCTTCAATCATTTTGATTGTAACAGGTTTAACTTCGACATTAGGGTATATGAAATCTAAACAAGTTGATATCAAAAATGGTTATATCTTTTTGATTGGTTTGTTGCCAGGTTCATTAGTCGGCTCATTATTAAGTCGATACTTAACTCTAGATTCATTCAATTTATATTTTGGTATCTTCTTAATTTTTGTTTCCATTATCTTGATGGTGCGTTATTATATAAAACCCATCTCTCTTTTTGAAAAAAAGAAATATGAACGTACATACATTGCAAATGACGGCACTACATATCATTATCATGTTCCTCCTGTATTTGCCTTTTTTGCTACTTTTGGTATCGGTATTTTGACAGGTTTGTTTGGAATCGGCGGCGGGGCATTAATGACACCATTAATGCTGATTGTGTTTAGATTCCCACCTCATGTTGCAGTTGGTACGAGTATGATGATGATATTCTTCTCTAGTGTCATGAGTTCTATCGGACATATTTTTCAAGGGCATGTCGCATGGCATTATGCAATTGTATTAGTTATATCGAGTTATTTTGGTGCTAAATTAGGTGTTAAAATTAATCAATCTATTCAATCGAATACTGTCGTTGTATTATTGCGTACAGTCATGCTTTTGATGGGTATTTATTTAATTATAAAATCAATTCTTTAA
- a CDS encoding DUF72 domain-containing protein, giving the protein MIDIGLTGWGDHDSLYTDLSRKTDKLKTYASHFPVVELDASYYAIQPERNIRKWIKETPERFKFVVKIHQALTLHADYKDYAETRDELFEQFRLMISPLVEADKLAMVLVQFPPWFDCKTQNINYIRYVREQLKDVPVCIEFRNQTWFEGDMKENTLQFLTEQHLIHAIVDEPQVGEGSAPMVNRITTDTAFVRYHGRNRHGWTKQDMTDEAWRDVRYLYDYSTAELESLADQIRIIQHKAKKIYVVFNNNSGGHAAGNAKELQEILGIDYEGLAPQQLKLF; this is encoded by the coding sequence ATGATAGATATAGGACTGACAGGTTGGGGCGACCATGATTCGCTTTATACTGATTTAAGTCGAAAAACAGATAAATTAAAGACGTATGCCAGTCATTTTCCAGTGGTAGAATTGGATGCATCTTATTATGCCATTCAGCCAGAACGTAATATACGTAAATGGATTAAAGAAACACCTGAACGTTTTAAGTTCGTGGTGAAAATTCATCAAGCCTTGACGCTGCATGCAGATTATAAAGACTATGCAGAAACAAGAGATGAACTATTTGAACAATTTCGTTTGATGATTTCGCCATTAGTTGAAGCAGATAAATTAGCAATGGTACTTGTACAATTCCCACCTTGGTTTGACTGTAAGACACAAAATATCAATTACATTCGTTATGTGAGAGAGCAATTAAAGGATGTGCCTGTGTGTATTGAATTTCGTAATCAAACTTGGTTTGAAGGTGATATGAAAGAAAATACACTTCAATTTTTAACTGAACAGCATTTAATACATGCGATTGTAGATGAACCGCAAGTTGGAGAAGGTTCAGCACCTATGGTCAATCGAATAACAACAGACACTGCATTTGTTCGTTATCATGGCCGTAATAGACATGGTTGGACTAAACAAGATATGACGGATGAAGCGTGGCGAGATGTGCGGTATTTATATGATTATTCAACAGCAGAATTAGAAAGTTTAGCTGATCAGATACGCATCATTCAACATAAAGCGAAGAAAATATATGTTGTTTTTAATAACAATTCAGGTGGTCATGCAGCTGGGAATGCTAAAGAACTTCAAGAAATTTTAGGTATTGATTATGAAGGATTAGCGCCGCAGCAACTTAAATTATTTTAG